The DNA sequence CCCCGGTGTCACCATCTCCGCCCCGGCGCTGCTCGAACCGGCGCAGGGCTTCAAGTTCAAGGAGAGCGAGCAGCCGATCCGGCTGGTCGTGCAGAACGCGACGACCAACGGCGTGCGTCCGCTGACCTACACCTTCGAAGTCGCGAGTGACGCGAATTTCACCACCAAGGTCTTCAGCCGCTCGAACGTCGAGCCGGGCGATGGCCGCACCAGCGTGCAAGTCGATCGGCTCGAGATCGGCCGCGCCTATTACTGGCGTGCGTGGGCGCAGGACGGCGCCAACACCGGCGCGATGGCGACCGCCGGATTCGAGATCTATCCGAAGCCGGCGGTGTCGGCGCCGGCGCCGGTGGCCCCGATCAACAACGAGCTGCTGACCACGACCACGCCGTCGATCCGGGTGAACAACTCCACCTACGTGGGGCCGGTCGGCCATCTCGGCTACGAGTTCCAGGTGGCGAGCGACCAGGCGTTCACGAGACTGGTCGCGGCCGGGATCGTGGCGAGCGGCGCGACACAGACGACGTTCAACAGCTCTCCCCTGCCGAACGGCGCCACGATGTACTGGCGCTCGCGGGCGAGCGACGGCGAGACGACCAGCCCGTGGAGCCCGACGCAGACGTTCCGCACGCCGGCGCCGCCCGCGCCCGCGCCGACGCCGCCGCCGACGCCGCCGCCGGGGGGCGGCGCGTCCTGCGCGCTCGGCAACGGGCCCGCGATCGTCAACTGCATCGCCGCCAAGTACGCCGACAAGCGGCGGCCCGTCGGCTCGCTCGGCGAACGTCAGAACAACATGATGTTCCTGCGCGATCGGATCATCGAAGCGGGCATCTGCAGCGGGCTGGTCTACGGCCACAATCTGAAGCGCGGCGGCCCCGAGCTGAGCATCGACGTGATCGCCTGGCAGCGCCCGGACGGCAACATGGGCGTCGACATCGCGTTCGACTACGACAACATCGGCACCACGCTGCAGCTCACGTGGGGCGAGATCGATCTGTTCGCGAAGATCCAGAAGTACCCGTCGTTCTCCTGCAGCGGAGTGTAGAGGGATCGGGTGATCGGGTGATCGGGTGATCGGGCGATCGGGCGATCGGGCGATCGGGCGATCGGGTGATCGGGCGATTCGCCCGGCGCCCGATATACTCCCGGTAGATGGCAGCCGCCAGTTCTTCGATCGCCGGATCCCCCGATCCCCCGATCCCCCGATCAACCGATTCCCCGATCACCCGATCACCCGATCACCCGATCACCCGATGGATCGATCCGGCGCTGCTTCTGATCCTGCTCTTCGGGATCGTCCTGCGCAGCCAGTACCTCGGCCTGCCGATGGCGGAGGCGCATCGCTGGCGCGAGATCACCAACGCCGACATCGCGCGCAACTTCTACGAGCGCTCGATGAACATCTTCTACCCGCAGGTGAACTGGGGCGGCGCCGTCGATCCGTACGTGGGAATGGAATTTCCGCTGATGCACTGGATCGCGGCGCTCCTCTACTGGGTGGTCGGCGAGCACGCCGTGATCGGGCGCCTCGTCAGCATGGCGTTCTCGATCGGCACCGTGTGGGCCACCTACGCGCTCGGTGCGCGGCTGTTCGGGCGTCCGGCGGGACGCGCCGCGGCCTTTCTGATCGCCGTCTCGCCGAGCGCGGTGTTCTTCGGCCGCTTCTTCATCTCCGACACGCCGATGGTCTTCTATTCGGTGGCGGCGGTGCTGGCGTGGGTCATCTACTTCGACACCGGATCCCGGCGCGCGTGCATCGCCGGCGCGGTCTGTTCGGCGCTGGCGTTTCTGGTCAAGATTCCCGCGGTGCTGATCCTCGTCCCGATCGCGTGGGCGGCGTGGGAGGCACGGCGCTGGGCGGTACTGAAGGATCGAGGGTTCCTCGCCGGCATCACGTCAGCCGTCGCGGCGACGGGGCTGTGGTACTGGCACGCCGACGCGATCTTCCACCGGACCGGCCTGAGCCAGGCCATCTGGCACCCGTCGGGTAACTACGGTCCACCCATCTCGCTCGCCGCGGGTCCCTTCATCGGGATCTATCACTGGGCGACGCCGGCACGGCTGCAGGATCCGGCGTTCTACAGCGACATGACGACGAGGATCTGGGCGCTGCACCTGACGCCGGCGGGGTTCGTGCTGGCGCTGTTCGCCCTGCTGGCGATGTGGCGCGTGCCGCGCCGGCGTCTGGTCGACGTCTGGATCGCGATCGTGATCGTGTTCATCCTGGCGACGACCGAAGGACACATCCACCACGAGTTCCACCAGCTGCCGATGCTGCCGCCGGCCGCGCTCCTGTTCGGGCTTGCCGCGGCGCCGGCCTTCGACGGCGGCTGGCTGCGGACGCGAGGCGGGCGGATCACCGGCCCGCTCGGCAGCGCGGTCGTCCTCGGCGCGGTGGCGCTGCTCTCGTTCAAGTTCAGCGGCGTGGTGCCGAACTTCTTCCGTCCGGACCGCCTCGACATGGTTCCGATCGACGCGGGACGCGCGATCCAGGCGGCGACGGATCCGTCGGCCTTGATCGTCACCGTGGAGTACGAGGAGTACAGCAACAACTCGCCGATCCAGCTGTACTGGGCGCACCGGCGCGGCTGGAGCTTCGACCCGAAGTCGATCACGCCGCAGGTGCTGGAACTGTTGAGGAAGGATTTCGGCGCGCGCTACTTCGTGACGACGATCTGGCGCCACCTCTCGGCGAACCGCCCCGACGTGGCCCACTACTTACAGAATTGGCGGCAGGTTCCGCTGCCCGGCGGACCGCGCGACACGGTGATGTTCGACCTCTCCCAGCCGCGATGAATACGTCCGCCTCCGATTCTTCAGTCGGCGTCACCACCGAGGCGATGACCGGCGAACTGCTGATCAGCGGTGGCCCTTCGCAGCGGGATTCCGGGCCTTCACCGGCACAGGGGAGTTGAACGTGCGATCGGGTGATCGGGTGATCGGGTGATCGGGTGATCGGGTGATCGCCCGATGGCCTATCGCCCGATCAAACCCAATCGTGCCGATCGCCCGATGACCCGATCACCCGATCGCCCGATCTACTTGAGTCTGTAGCGGACGCCGACGCCGATCTGGAAGCCGCCGACGCCGAGGCTGCCGGAGGCGCCGTCGATGTCGACCGATCCCCAGCTGTAGCGCGCGATGCCGCCGACGGCGATGTCTTTGCGCACCAGATACTGCACGTCGACGCCGAAGTTGATGCCGGCGGTGGTCTTCTTCACTTCGCTCAACGGCGCGTTGATGGCCGGTCCCGGCTCGGTCACGGAGCTGGAGGTCAGCGCCCCGATCGTGTCCTGCTTCACCATGAAGATCGTCGGGCCGCCGAAGATGCCGAGATCCAGTTTGTTGGCGACCGGCATCATCCAGATGGCGTTGAGGTGAATGGCGTTCTCGGCGTGCTGCGCGCCGCTCTGTGAGGCGGTCACCGATCGCGGCCGGTCGAAGAACACCGGATCGGGAATGCTGGCGGTGAGCGCGACGTTCGAGTCGGAGGACATGCGCGTGAAACTGACGCCGGCGAGCACATTCCTGCCCCACACGCGGTAGGCGCCGCCGAGCTCGAAGAAGGCGCCGCCCTTGACGCGCTGCGTCGAGCTCACCGTGCCGGTTTCGTCGTAGAGGCTGAAGGTCGAATTCGTATCGAGGTCGTCGGACCCGACCTGCGCGCCGACGTTGAAGGTGACGTAGCCCTTGTCGGTCCACTGCATGGTCTGGGCGGAAGCGATGTGCGGAACGGCGCACAGGCCGAGCGCGAGGATGATGGCGGGCGTGCTCTTCAAGCTCAAAATCAGGCTCTCCTCTTCTGAAAAAAGTCCGGCCATCGTAACACGGTATGTAGCTGTATTTAAGAGGTTTCGTGTTATTATCAGCGCCTCGCGTCCCATAAAACCTGTTTGTCCCGGAGTTCCACCTGATGACCCGAAAGGTTCTACTCAGTGCTGCGGCGTGCGTGCTGGCCGCGGCGGTCGCATGCAACAAGTCCACGCCCAACCCGACCTCGCCGACGTCAGCGACGCAGCCCGAAACCGGCGCCGCGCCCGACGGCTCGACGCTGAAGGTCAGCGCGCCGAGCGCCGTGTCCCCGGTCAACAACGCCAAACCGGACCAGATCGTGCTCGTGATCAATCCGGCGTCGGGGCGCAATCAGCAGCTCACGCTGTCGTATGAGTTCGAGATCCTCAGCGGCACGACGTCGATCCACCGCTCCGGCACGATTGCCGGCACGGGCGGCCAGATCTCTTACACTCCGGCCGGCGTCGACTTCAACGCCGACCAGCAGTACACCTGGCGGGCGCGCGCGGTCTTTCAGGGCGCCGTCGGGCCATGGTCCGCAAACGCGACATTCCTCGGACCCGATACGGGGTTCCTCCGCGGCAACGAGGTACGCGACCCGCTCACGAACGGGAAAACGGTCGGGCTCATCGTCGGCCCCACGCAGTTCATTCCTGGTGAAGGGTTGAAACTGCTGACCAACACCAGCTACCTGAAATACCCGCTCCAGGCGACACTGACCGCGGGCCAGTTCTCGATGATGATCAAGGGAGCTGACGAGGGGACGCCGGGCGACAAGTCGAAGGTCTTCGCCATGCAGCAGGGGGACGACGTCGACATCACGACGAACAATTACCGTTTCACGGCCGAGCTGCGCGGCGCCAACTACTCGGCTCCCGGCTCGATCTCGTGCCGGATGATCGCCGGCGACGGCGTCTCGCGCGACTGCGCGCGGGTCCAGAGAAACTTCGACAGCTCGCGCTGGTACTTCTGGAAGCTGACCTGGAACGTGGGCGGCAGCTTCACCATGGAAGTGCGCGAGGACAACGAGAACGGCCGTGTCATCTACTCGTACACGCACGGACTGAGCGGACGCACCTACCGGCCCACGCCGCACATGGCGTACCTGGGGTCGCCGGTCGGCCGCGCCGGCCCGATCGACGCGACACTGCCGAACGGCATCTACAAGAACGTCTATATCGGCCCGAACGCGCGGCCGACGTTCCCGCAGTAAAGATCGGGCGGTCCGGATCCGAAAAGGCGGCTGGAGGCCCAGCCGCCTTTTCTTTCGTAGTACCATTTCCCCACTGCGAAAGGCCTGCGGGCCATCCCAACACCAAACAAGCGAGGTTCCCTGATGCGGATGACTTTGCATCTGCCACATTTCCTGCTGCTCACGCGGGTGGCGATGTGCGCAATCGGCATGACCCTGTTCGTTGCCTGCGGGCAGCGTGCGCAATCTCCCGTCTCCCCAACCGCGAGCGGCGCCCCCGAGCCCGACGCGGCGGCCGACGGCTCGAC is a window from the Vicinamibacterales bacterium genome containing:
- a CDS encoding glycosyltransferase family 39 protein → MAAASSSIAGSPDPPIPRSTDSPITRSPDHPITRWIDPALLLILLFGIVLRSQYLGLPMAEAHRWREITNADIARNFYERSMNIFYPQVNWGGAVDPYVGMEFPLMHWIAALLYWVVGEHAVIGRLVSMAFSIGTVWATYALGARLFGRPAGRAAAFLIAVSPSAVFFGRFFISDTPMVFYSVAAVLAWVIYFDTGSRRACIAGAVCSALAFLVKIPAVLILVPIAWAAWEARRWAVLKDRGFLAGITSAVAATGLWYWHADAIFHRTGLSQAIWHPSGNYGPPISLAAGPFIGIYHWATPARLQDPAFYSDMTTRIWALHLTPAGFVLALFALLAMWRVPRRRLVDVWIAIVIVFILATTEGHIHHEFHQLPMLPPAALLFGLAAAPAFDGGWLRTRGGRITGPLGSAVVLGAVALLSFKFSGVVPNFFRPDRLDMVPIDAGRAIQAATDPSALIVTVEYEEYSNNSPIQLYWAHRRGWSFDPKSITPQVLELLRKDFGARYFVTTIWRHLSANRPDVAHYLQNWRQVPLPGGPRDTVMFDLSQPR
- a CDS encoding outer membrane beta-barrel protein, which codes for MKSTPAIILALGLCAVPHIASAQTMQWTDKGYVTFNVGAQVGSDDLDTNSTFSLYDETGTVSSTQRVKGGAFFELGGAYRVWGRNVLAGVSFTRMSSDSNVALTASIPDPVFFDRPRSVTASQSGAQHAENAIHLNAIWMMPVANKLDLGIFGGPTIFMVKQDTIGALTSSSVTEPGPAINAPLSEVKKTTAGINFGVDVQYLVRKDIAVGGIARYSWGSVDIDGASGSLGVGGFQIGVGVRYRLK